One Leopardus geoffroyi isolate Oge1 chromosome C1, O.geoffroyi_Oge1_pat1.0, whole genome shotgun sequence DNA segment encodes these proteins:
- the PRSS56 gene encoding serine protease 56 isoform X2: MLLPVLLLLLPFPDLPSVAGHPLYMRLPPSTLQALSAQGTKALQAAQRSAQWAVNRVAMEIQHRLHECRGCANHTVPCPAGPGRPRPQAQDPAAPGPCGERRPSTVNVTRAHGRIVGGSAAPPGAWPWLVRLQLGGQPLCGGVLVAASWVLTAAHCFAGAQNELLWTVTLAEGPRGEQAEEVPVNRILPHPKFDPRTFHNDLALVQLWTPVSWAGAVRPVCLPQGPREPPAGTACAIAGWGALFEDGPEAEAVREARVPLLSADTCKRALGPELHPSSMLCAGYLAGGIDSCQGDSGGPLTCSEPGPRPKEVLYGVTSWGDGCGEPGKPGVYTRVAVFKDWLQEQMSAIPSSREPSCRELLAWDPPAEPQADAAPPCAFYSRLCSGPAVACARLAQQQCLQRRRRCELRSLAHTLLGLLRGAQDLLGPSPGMRRLAPALARSALSLLEPPRHPAREQRLHPGSRAAGARFPKRRPEQRKEGNGCPGLETLQQKLATLQGTHAWILQVPSEHLAMDFHEVLADLGSKTLTGLFRAWVRAGLGGQHVVFGGLVGLEPATMARSLPRLLVQALQAFRLAALAEAEGPQMGAR, encoded by the exons ATGCTGCTGCctgtgttgctgctgctgctgcccttcCCAGACCTACCGTCTGTTGCTGGGCACCCACTGTACATGCGCCTGCCCCCCAGCACCCTGCAAG CTCTGTCAGCCCAGGGGACGAAGGCGCTGCAGGCTGCCCAGAGGAGCGCCCAGTGGGCAGTAAATCGAGTGGCAATGGAGATCCAGCACAGACTCCACGAGTGCAGAGGCTGTGCCAACCACACGGTCCCGTGCCCGG CAGGACCTGGGCGTCCTAGGCCACAAGCGCAGGATCCAGCCGCCCCAG GGCCGTGTGGCGAGCGGCGCCCGAGCACTGTCAACGTGACGCGTGCCCACGGCCGCATTGTCGGAGGTAGCGCTGCGCCCCCGGGGGCCTGGCCCTGGCTGGTGAGGCTGCAACTCGGGGGGCAGCCTCTGTGCGGCGGCGTCCTGGTGGCGGCGTCCTGGGTACTCACCGCGGCGCACTGCTTCGCGGG CGCCCAGAACGAGCTTCTGTGGACGGTGACGCTGGCCGAGGGCCCCCGGGGGGAGCAAGCGGAGGAGGTGCCGGTGAACCGCATCTTGCCCCACCCCAAG TTTGACCCGCGGACCTTCCACAACGACCTGGCCCTCGTGCAGCTGTGGACGCCGgtgagctgggcaggggcggTGCGCCCTGTGTGCCTGCCCCAGGGGCCCCGGGAGCCCCCAGCCGGCACGGCTTGCGCCATCGCGGGCTGGGGGGCCCTCTTCGAAG ACGGTCCTGAGGCTGAGGCGGTCAGGGAGGCCCGAGTGCCCCTGCTCAGTGCTGACACCTGCAAAAGGGCCTTGGGGCCCGAGCTGCACCCCAGCAGCATGCTCTGTGCCGGCTACCTGGCCGGGGGCATCGACTCATGCCAG GGTGACTCCGGAGGCCCCCTGACATGTTCTGAGCCTGGCCCCCGCCCCAAGGAGGTCCTGTACGGGGTCACCTCCTGGGGGGACGGATGCGGAGAGCCAGGGAAGCCAGGAGTCTACACTCGAGTGGCCGTGTTCAAGGACTGGCTCCAGGAGCAGATGAGCG CAATCCCCTCCAGCCGGGAGCCCAGCTGCCGGGAGCTTCTGGCCTGGGACCCGCCCGCGGAGCCGCAGGCAGACGCCGCCCCGCCGTGCGCCTTCTACTCCCGCCTGTGCTCCGGGCCCGCGGTCGCCTGTGCGCGTCTGGCGCAACAGCAGTGCCTGCAGCGCCGGAGGCGATGCG AGCTGCGCTCGCTGGCGCACACCCTCCTGGGCCTGCTGCGGGGCGCTCAGGACCTGCTCGGCCCGAGCCCAGGGATGCGGCGTCTGGCCCCAGCCCTGGCTCGCTCCGCTCTGTCGCTCCtagagcctcccaggcaccctgcccGCGAGCAGCGGCTGCACCCAG GATCGCGGGCTGCAGGCGCTCGGTTCCCGAAGCGGAGACCAGAGCAGCGCAAGGAAGGGAACG gCTGCCCTGGGTTGGAGACGCTGCAACAGAAGTTGGCCACCCTTCAAGGCACCCATGCCTGGATCCTACAGGTCCCATCAGAGCACTTGGCCATGGACTTCCATGAG GTCCTGGCAGATCTGGGCTCCAAGACACTGACCGGCCTCTTCCGAGCCTGGGTGCGGGCAGGCTTGGGGGGCCAGCATGTGGTCTTTGGTGGCCTGGTGGGCCTGGAGCCAGCCACGATGGCCCGCAGCCTTCCCCGGTTGCTGGTGCAGGCCCTGCAGGCCTTCCGCTTGGCCGCcctggcagaggcagagggacccCAGATGGGTGCAAG ATGA
- the PRSS56 gene encoding serine protease 56 isoform X1: MLLPVLLLLLPFPDLPSVAGHPLYMRLPPSTLQALSAQGTKALQAAQRSAQWAVNRVAMEIQHRLHECRGCANHTVPCPAGPGRPRPQAQDPAAPGPCGERRPSTVNVTRAHGRIVGGSAAPPGAWPWLVRLQLGGQPLCGGVLVAASWVLTAAHCFAGAQNELLWTVTLAEGPRGEQAEEVPVNRILPHPKFDPRTFHNDLALVQLWTPVSWAGAVRPVCLPQGPREPPAGTACAIAGWGALFEDGPEAEAVREARVPLLSADTCKRALGPELHPSSMLCAGYLAGGIDSCQGDSGGPLTCSEPGPRPKEVLYGVTSWGDGCGEPGKPGVYTRVAVFKDWLQEQMSAIPSSREPSCRELLAWDPPAEPQADAAPPCAFYSRLCSGPAVACARLAQQQCLQRRRRCELRSLAHTLLGLLRGAQDLLGPSPGMRRLAPALARSALSLLEPPRHPAREQRLHPGSRAAGARFPKRRPEQRKEGNGCPGLETLQQKLATLQGTHAWILQVPSEHLAMDFHEVLADLGSKTLTGLFRAWVRAGLGGQHVVFGGLVGLEPATMARSLPRLLVQALQAFRLAALAEAEGPQMGAR; the protein is encoded by the exons ATGCTGCTGCctgtgttgctgctgctgctgcccttcCCAGACCTACCGTCTGTTGCTGGGCACCCACTGTACATGCGCCTGCCCCCCAGCACCCTGCAAG CTCTGTCAGCCCAGGGGACGAAGGCGCTGCAGGCTGCCCAGAGGAGCGCCCAGTGGGCAGTAAATCGAGTGGCAATGGAGATCCAGCACAGACTCCACGAGTGCAGAGGCTGTGCCAACCACACGGTCCCGTGCCCGG CAGGACCTGGGCGTCCTAGGCCACAAGCGCAGGATCCAGCCGCCCCAG GGCCGTGTGGCGAGCGGCGCCCGAGCACTGTCAACGTGACGCGTGCCCACGGCCGCATTGTCGGAGGTAGCGCTGCGCCCCCGGGGGCCTGGCCCTGGCTGGTGAGGCTGCAACTCGGGGGGCAGCCTCTGTGCGGCGGCGTCCTGGTGGCGGCGTCCTGGGTACTCACCGCGGCGCACTGCTTCGCGGG CGCCCAGAACGAGCTTCTGTGGACGGTGACGCTGGCCGAGGGCCCCCGGGGGGAGCAAGCGGAGGAGGTGCCGGTGAACCGCATCTTGCCCCACCCCAAG TTTGACCCGCGGACCTTCCACAACGACCTGGCCCTCGTGCAGCTGTGGACGCCGgtgagctgggcaggggcggTGCGCCCTGTGTGCCTGCCCCAGGGGCCCCGGGAGCCCCCAGCCGGCACGGCTTGCGCCATCGCGGGCTGGGGGGCCCTCTTCGAAG ACGGTCCTGAGGCTGAGGCGGTCAGGGAGGCCCGAGTGCCCCTGCTCAGTGCTGACACCTGCAAAAGGGCCTTGGGGCCCGAGCTGCACCCCAGCAGCATGCTCTGTGCCGGCTACCTGGCCGGGGGCATCGACTCATGCCAG GGTGACTCCGGAGGCCCCCTGACATGTTCTGAGCCTGGCCCCCGCCCCAAGGAGGTCCTGTACGGGGTCACCTCCTGGGGGGACGGATGCGGAGAGCCAGGGAAGCCAGGAGTCTACACTCGAGTGGCCGTGTTCAAGGACTGGCTCCAGGAGCAGATGAGCG CAATCCCCTCCAGCCGGGAGCCCAGCTGCCGGGAGCTTCTGGCCTGGGACCCGCCCGCGGAGCCGCAGGCAGACGCCGCCCCGCCGTGCGCCTTCTACTCCCGCCTGTGCTCCGGGCCCGCGGTCGCCTGTGCGCGTCTGGCGCAACAGCAGTGCCTGCAGCGCCGGAGGCGATGCG AGCTGCGCTCGCTGGCGCACACCCTCCTGGGCCTGCTGCGGGGCGCTCAGGACCTGCTCGGCCCGAGCCCAGGGATGCGGCGTCTGGCCCCAGCCCTGGCTCGCTCCGCTCTGTCGCTCCtagagcctcccaggcaccctgcccGCGAGCAGCGGCTGCACCCAG GATCGCGGGCTGCAGGCGCTCGGTTCCCGAAGCGGAGACCAGAGCAGCGCAAGGAAGGGAACG gCTGCCCTGGGTTGGAGACGCTGCAACAGAAGTTGGCCACCCTTCAAGGCACCCATGCCTGGATCCTACAGGTCCCATCAGAGCACTTGGCCATGGACTTCCATGAG GTCCTGGCAGATCTGGGCTCCAAGACACTGACCGGCCTCTTCCGAGCCTGGGTGCGGGCAGGCTTGGGGGGCCAGCATGTGGTCTTTGGTGGCCTGGTGGGCCTGGAGCCAGCCACGATGGCCCGCAGCCTTCCCCGGTTGCTGGTGCAGGCCCTGCAGGCCTTCCGCTTGGCCGCcctggcagaggcagagggacccCAGATGGGTGCAAGGTAG
- the PRSS56 gene encoding serine protease 56 isoform X3 — protein MLLPVLLLLLPFPDLPSVAGHPLYMRLPPSTLQALSAQGTKALQAAQRSAQWAVNRVAMEIQHRLHECRGCANHTVPCPGPGRPRPQAQDPAAPGPCGERRPSTVNVTRAHGRIVGGSAAPPGAWPWLVRLQLGGQPLCGGVLVAASWVLTAAHCFAGAQNELLWTVTLAEGPRGEQAEEVPVNRILPHPKFDPRTFHNDLALVQLWTPVSWAGAVRPVCLPQGPREPPAGTACAIAGWGALFEDGPEAEAVREARVPLLSADTCKRALGPELHPSSMLCAGYLAGGIDSCQGDSGGPLTCSEPGPRPKEVLYGVTSWGDGCGEPGKPGVYTRVAVFKDWLQEQMSAIPSSREPSCRELLAWDPPAEPQADAAPPCAFYSRLCSGPAVACARLAQQQCLQRRRRCELRSLAHTLLGLLRGAQDLLGPSPGMRRLAPALARSALSLLEPPRHPAREQRLHPGSRAAGARFPKRRPEQRKEGNGCPGLETLQQKLATLQGTHAWILQVPSEHLAMDFHEVLADLGSKTLTGLFRAWVRAGLGGQHVVFGGLVGLEPATMARSLPRLLVQALQAFRLAALAEAEGPQMGAR, from the exons ATGCTGCTGCctgtgttgctgctgctgctgcccttcCCAGACCTACCGTCTGTTGCTGGGCACCCACTGTACATGCGCCTGCCCCCCAGCACCCTGCAAG CTCTGTCAGCCCAGGGGACGAAGGCGCTGCAGGCTGCCCAGAGGAGCGCCCAGTGGGCAGTAAATCGAGTGGCAATGGAGATCCAGCACAGACTCCACGAGTGCAGAGGCTGTGCCAACCACACGGTCCCGTGCCCGG GACCTGGGCGTCCTAGGCCACAAGCGCAGGATCCAGCCGCCCCAG GGCCGTGTGGCGAGCGGCGCCCGAGCACTGTCAACGTGACGCGTGCCCACGGCCGCATTGTCGGAGGTAGCGCTGCGCCCCCGGGGGCCTGGCCCTGGCTGGTGAGGCTGCAACTCGGGGGGCAGCCTCTGTGCGGCGGCGTCCTGGTGGCGGCGTCCTGGGTACTCACCGCGGCGCACTGCTTCGCGGG CGCCCAGAACGAGCTTCTGTGGACGGTGACGCTGGCCGAGGGCCCCCGGGGGGAGCAAGCGGAGGAGGTGCCGGTGAACCGCATCTTGCCCCACCCCAAG TTTGACCCGCGGACCTTCCACAACGACCTGGCCCTCGTGCAGCTGTGGACGCCGgtgagctgggcaggggcggTGCGCCCTGTGTGCCTGCCCCAGGGGCCCCGGGAGCCCCCAGCCGGCACGGCTTGCGCCATCGCGGGCTGGGGGGCCCTCTTCGAAG ACGGTCCTGAGGCTGAGGCGGTCAGGGAGGCCCGAGTGCCCCTGCTCAGTGCTGACACCTGCAAAAGGGCCTTGGGGCCCGAGCTGCACCCCAGCAGCATGCTCTGTGCCGGCTACCTGGCCGGGGGCATCGACTCATGCCAG GGTGACTCCGGAGGCCCCCTGACATGTTCTGAGCCTGGCCCCCGCCCCAAGGAGGTCCTGTACGGGGTCACCTCCTGGGGGGACGGATGCGGAGAGCCAGGGAAGCCAGGAGTCTACACTCGAGTGGCCGTGTTCAAGGACTGGCTCCAGGAGCAGATGAGCG CAATCCCCTCCAGCCGGGAGCCCAGCTGCCGGGAGCTTCTGGCCTGGGACCCGCCCGCGGAGCCGCAGGCAGACGCCGCCCCGCCGTGCGCCTTCTACTCCCGCCTGTGCTCCGGGCCCGCGGTCGCCTGTGCGCGTCTGGCGCAACAGCAGTGCCTGCAGCGCCGGAGGCGATGCG AGCTGCGCTCGCTGGCGCACACCCTCCTGGGCCTGCTGCGGGGCGCTCAGGACCTGCTCGGCCCGAGCCCAGGGATGCGGCGTCTGGCCCCAGCCCTGGCTCGCTCCGCTCTGTCGCTCCtagagcctcccaggcaccctgcccGCGAGCAGCGGCTGCACCCAG GATCGCGGGCTGCAGGCGCTCGGTTCCCGAAGCGGAGACCAGAGCAGCGCAAGGAAGGGAACG gCTGCCCTGGGTTGGAGACGCTGCAACAGAAGTTGGCCACCCTTCAAGGCACCCATGCCTGGATCCTACAGGTCCCATCAGAGCACTTGGCCATGGACTTCCATGAG GTCCTGGCAGATCTGGGCTCCAAGACACTGACCGGCCTCTTCCGAGCCTGGGTGCGGGCAGGCTTGGGGGGCCAGCATGTGGTCTTTGGTGGCCTGGTGGGCCTGGAGCCAGCCACGATGGCCCGCAGCCTTCCCCGGTTGCTGGTGCAGGCCCTGCAGGCCTTCCGCTTGGCCGCcctggcagaggcagagggacccCAGATGGGTGCAAGGTAG
- the PRSS56 gene encoding serine protease 56 isoform X4, translating to MLLPVLLLLLPFPDLPSVAGHPLYMRLPPSTLQALSAQGTKALQAAQRSAQWAVNRVAMEIQHRLHECRGCANHTVPCPAGPGRPRPQAQDPAAPGPCGERRPSTVNVTRAHGRIVGGSAAPPGAWPWLVRLQLGGQPLCGGVLVAASWVLTAAHCFAGAQNELLWTVTLAEGPRGEQAEEVPVNRILPHPKFDPRTFHNDLALVQLWTPGDSGGPLTCSEPGPRPKEVLYGVTSWGDGCGEPGKPGVYTRVAVFKDWLQEQMSAIPSSREPSCRELLAWDPPAEPQADAAPPCAFYSRLCSGPAVACARLAQQQCLQRRRRCELRSLAHTLLGLLRGAQDLLGPSPGMRRLAPALARSALSLLEPPRHPAREQRLHPGSRAAGARFPKRRPEQRKEGNGCPGLETLQQKLATLQGTHAWILQVPSEHLAMDFHEVLADLGSKTLTGLFRAWVRAGLGGQHVVFGGLVGLEPATMARSLPRLLVQALQAFRLAALAEAEGPQMGAR from the exons ATGCTGCTGCctgtgttgctgctgctgctgcccttcCCAGACCTACCGTCTGTTGCTGGGCACCCACTGTACATGCGCCTGCCCCCCAGCACCCTGCAAG CTCTGTCAGCCCAGGGGACGAAGGCGCTGCAGGCTGCCCAGAGGAGCGCCCAGTGGGCAGTAAATCGAGTGGCAATGGAGATCCAGCACAGACTCCACGAGTGCAGAGGCTGTGCCAACCACACGGTCCCGTGCCCGG CAGGACCTGGGCGTCCTAGGCCACAAGCGCAGGATCCAGCCGCCCCAG GGCCGTGTGGCGAGCGGCGCCCGAGCACTGTCAACGTGACGCGTGCCCACGGCCGCATTGTCGGAGGTAGCGCTGCGCCCCCGGGGGCCTGGCCCTGGCTGGTGAGGCTGCAACTCGGGGGGCAGCCTCTGTGCGGCGGCGTCCTGGTGGCGGCGTCCTGGGTACTCACCGCGGCGCACTGCTTCGCGGG CGCCCAGAACGAGCTTCTGTGGACGGTGACGCTGGCCGAGGGCCCCCGGGGGGAGCAAGCGGAGGAGGTGCCGGTGAACCGCATCTTGCCCCACCCCAAG TTTGACCCGCGGACCTTCCACAACGACCTGGCCCTCGTGCAGCTGTGGACGCCG GGTGACTCCGGAGGCCCCCTGACATGTTCTGAGCCTGGCCCCCGCCCCAAGGAGGTCCTGTACGGGGTCACCTCCTGGGGGGACGGATGCGGAGAGCCAGGGAAGCCAGGAGTCTACACTCGAGTGGCCGTGTTCAAGGACTGGCTCCAGGAGCAGATGAGCG CAATCCCCTCCAGCCGGGAGCCCAGCTGCCGGGAGCTTCTGGCCTGGGACCCGCCCGCGGAGCCGCAGGCAGACGCCGCCCCGCCGTGCGCCTTCTACTCCCGCCTGTGCTCCGGGCCCGCGGTCGCCTGTGCGCGTCTGGCGCAACAGCAGTGCCTGCAGCGCCGGAGGCGATGCG AGCTGCGCTCGCTGGCGCACACCCTCCTGGGCCTGCTGCGGGGCGCTCAGGACCTGCTCGGCCCGAGCCCAGGGATGCGGCGTCTGGCCCCAGCCCTGGCTCGCTCCGCTCTGTCGCTCCtagagcctcccaggcaccctgcccGCGAGCAGCGGCTGCACCCAG GATCGCGGGCTGCAGGCGCTCGGTTCCCGAAGCGGAGACCAGAGCAGCGCAAGGAAGGGAACG gCTGCCCTGGGTTGGAGACGCTGCAACAGAAGTTGGCCACCCTTCAAGGCACCCATGCCTGGATCCTACAGGTCCCATCAGAGCACTTGGCCATGGACTTCCATGAG GTCCTGGCAGATCTGGGCTCCAAGACACTGACCGGCCTCTTCCGAGCCTGGGTGCGGGCAGGCTTGGGGGGCCAGCATGTGGTCTTTGGTGGCCTGGTGGGCCTGGAGCCAGCCACGATGGCCCGCAGCCTTCCCCGGTTGCTGGTGCAGGCCCTGCAGGCCTTCCGCTTGGCCGCcctggcagaggcagagggacccCAGATGGGTGCAAGGTAG
- the CHRND gene encoding acetylcholine receptor subunit delta, which yields MEGPVLTLGLLAALVVCGSWGLNEEERLIRHLFEEKGYNKELRPVAHKDESVEVSLALTLSNLISLKEVEETLTTNVWIEHGWTDPRLQWDAEEFGNISVLRLPPDMLWLPEIVLENNNDGSFQISYACNVLVYPSGYVYWLPPAIFRSSCPISVTYFPFDWQNCSLKFSSLKYTAKEITLSLKQEEEEGRSYPVEWIIIDPEGFTENGEWEIVHRPARINVDPSVPLDSPGHQDVTFYLIIRRKPLFYIINILVPCVLISFMINLVFYLPADSGEKTSMAISVLLAQSVFLLLISKRLPATSMAIPLIGKFLLFGMVLVTMVVVICVIVLNIHFRTPSTHVLSEGVKKLFLETLPELLHMSRPAEDGPSPGSLVRRSSSLGYISKAEEYFLLKSRSDLMFEKQSERHGLARRLTTARRPPAGSEQAQQELFSELKPAVDGANFIVNHMRDQNNYNEEKDCWNRVARTVDRLCLFVVTPIMVVGTAWIFLQGAYNQPPPQPFPGDPFSYHEEDKRFT from the exons ATGGAGGGGCCGGTGTTAACGCTGGGGCTGCTGGCTGCCCTGGTCGTGTGTG gcAGCTGGGGCCTGAACGAGGAGGAGCGGCTGATTCGGCACCTGTTTGAAGAGAAGGGCTACAACAAGGAGCTCCGGCCTGTGGCTCACAAAGATGAGAGCGTGGAGGTCTCGCTGGCCCTCACACTCTCCAATCTCATCTCTCTG AAAGAAGTTGAGGAGACCCTCACCACTAACGTGTGGATTGAGCAC GGCTGGACGGACCCCCGGCTGCAGTGGGATGCTGAAGAATTTGGAAATATCAGTGTCCTGCGCCTGCCCCCTGACATGCTGTGGCTCCCAGAGATTGTGCTGGAGAACAA CAACGACGGCTCCTTCCAGATTTCCTACGCCTGCAACGTGCTCGTCTACCCTTCGGGCTACGTGTACTGGCTGCCGCCCGCCATCTTCCGTTCCTCTTGCCCCATCTCCGTCACCTACTTCCCCTTCGACTGGCAGAACTGCTCCCTCAAGTTCAG TTCACTCAAGTACACAGCCAAGGAGATCACCCTGAGTctgaagcaggaggaggaagagggccgCTCCTATCCTGTGGAGTGGATCATCATCGACCCCGAGGGTTTCACAG aGAACGGGGAGTGGGAGATAGTGCACCGGCCAGCCAGGATCAACGTGGACCCCAGTGTCCCGCTGGACAGTCCCGGCCACCAGGACGTCACCTTCTACCTCATCATCCGCCGCAAGCCCCTCTTCTACATCATCAACATCCTGGTGCCCTGCGTGCTCATCTCCTTCATGATCAACCTGGTCTTCTACCTGCCGGCTGACA GTGGCGAGAAGACGTCAATGGCCATCTCGGTGCTCCTGGCCCAGTCGGTCTTCCTGCTGCTCATCTCCAAGCGGCTGCCCGCCACGTCCATGGCCATCCCCCTCATCGGCAA GTTCCTGCTCTTCGGCATGGTGCTGGTGACCATGGTCGTGGTGATCTGTGTCATCGTGCTCAACATCCACTTTCGTACACCCAGCACCCACGTGCTGTCTGAGGGGGTCAAGAAG CTCTTCCTGGAGACCCTGCCCGAACTCCTACACATGTCCCGCCCGGCAGAGGATGGGCCCAGCCCAGGGTCTCTCGTCCGGAGAAGCAGTTCCCTGGGCTACATCTCCAAGGCCGAGGAGTACTTTTTGCTCAAGTCCCGAAGTGACCTCATGTTTGAGAAGCAGTCGGAGCGGCACGGGCTGGCCCGGCGCCTCACCACCGCAC GCCGGcccccagcaggctctgagcaagcccAGCAGGAGCTCTTCAGTGAGCTGAAGCCAGCCGTGGATGGGGCCAACTTCATCGTCAACCACATGAGGGACCAGAACAATTACAATGAG GAAAAGGACTGCTGGAACCGAGTGGCCCGCACAGTGGACCGACTCTGCCTGTTTGTGGTGACGCCCATCATGGTGGTGGGCACGGCCTGGATCTTCCTGCAGGGCGCCTACAACCAGCCCCCACCTCAGCCCTTCCCCGGGGACCCCTTCTCCTACCATGAGGAAGATAAGCGCTTCACCTAG